CGGCTCTACGCGGACTGCACGTTCCTACCCATGCAGGAGGCCCTGAAGCTGCTGCGGGCGAACGGCTACAAGACGTTCATCGTCTCCGGCGGCACGGTCGAGTTCATGCGGGTCTGGGCGGAGAAGGTGTACGGCATCCCGCCCGAACAGGTCGTCGGAACCACCTTCAAAACGAAGTACGCGCTGGTCGACGAGAAGCCCGCGCTCACGATCCTGCCCGAGATCGCGCTGATCGACGACAAGGCCGGTAAGCCGGTCGGCATCCAGCAGTTCATCGGCCGGCGCCCGGTGATGTGCTTCGGCAACTCCGACGGCGACCACGAAATGCTCCAGTGGACGACGGTCGGGCGCAAACCGAGTTTCGGGCTGATCGTCCACCACACCGATGGTGACCGCGAGTACGCCTACGACGCGAAGCCGAAGAGCAGCGGGAAGCTCGTCGAGGCACTGGAGGCGGCACCGAAACGCGGGTGGACCGTCGTGGACATGAAGAAGGACTGGAAGCAGGTCTTCACGTCCGAAAAGTAATCCCTTCGGGCCGGGCTCGATCTGCCGCTTCTTATTCACGAGAGGCGCCACCGTGGCACGTCTCGTAGTGGTTCTCGCGAGTTAAATTCGGCGCCGCTAAAGCAGGGCTCAAGGCGATCACTCTGTGAGTGAACGCCTCCAGGAGATAGTTCTGGTGCGCCCGAAGGAGCCAAAACGCGCGAAGTGACCGGAGTTCCCCGGCCGTGCCCGCATCAACCGTTTGGGACCGAACCGATGGACGCGATCGCGAACGTGCCGATGTGGGCGCTGGTGACCGGCCTGTTGGCCCTGATGACGGCGGCCAACGAGTGCGGGTTCCGGCTCGGGCGCCGGTACCACCGGGGAGAACCGGAGCCGGCCCGCGCGGTCTCGACCGCGCTCAAGGGGAGCGTGTTCGGGCTGGTCGCCCTGTTACTGGGGTTCTCGTTCTCGATGACCGCGAGCCGGCACGAGGCGCGCCGGAAGGTGGTGCTCGACGAAGCGAACGCGGTCGGCACCTGCTACTTGCGGGGCGGGCTGCTGGCAGATCCCGAACGCGCGCGCATCCGGGACGCGCTGCGCGGGTACGTCGCGGTGCGGTTGGAGCACTTCGAGAAGGGTCTCGACCCGGAGGAATACCGGCGCACCAGCCGGGAAATGGACCGCCTGCTCGCCGAGGTGTGGGCGGCGGTCGAAGCCGCGACGCGGAAGAACCCGGAAGCGGTTCGCACGAGCCAGATCGTTCCCGCCGCGAACGAGGTGCTCGACCTCAGCAGCACGCGCGCCTGGGCGACCCGGAACCACCTGCCGGCCCCGGTACTGGTGCTGCTCGTCGCGAGCGTCGCGGTGGCGAGCCTGCTCATGGGGCACTCGTCCGGCCAAGCCGGGAAGCGGCACACGGGCCTGTGGGCGGCGCTCAACGTGCTGCTGGTGCTCGTGCTCTTCGTGGTGCTGGATTTCGATCGGCCGCGGCGGGGGCTCATCCGGGTCGATCACACCCCGCTGGTCGAACTGAAGGCGAGTTTCGACGGGCCGCCGAACTGAGGGCTTCACGCGAGGCCGTCCGGAGGGTCGAACGTGAAGACCCGTTCGGTGCTTCGGGCACGATCCGTCTGGGAGGGGCGCTCGCCGAACAACCGGCGGTAGTCGGCCGCGAAGTTACCGAGGTGATGGAACCCGTACCCGCGGGCCACGTCGGAGATCGCGGCCGCCGGGTCCGCCTTCAGGCCCGAGCGGACCGTGTTGAGCCGCACGGCCTTGTAGTAAGCCATCGGGCCGAGCCCCAGGCGCTCGTGGAACGCCAGGCGCAGCGTCCGGTCACTCACCCGTAGTTCCTTACACAGATCGATCGCCCCCAGTGGCTCGCGGAGGTGAGCCCGCATCAACTCTTCGGCCCGCCGCACGAGCGCGGCGAGCGAAAGCGCGGAGCGCCGGGCGACCCCCACGGGCGCGACCCCCGCGACGACCGCCCGGACGCACTCTTGTTCGAGCTGGTGCCCCTCGCCGGTCGCGAGCAGTGCGGGGTCCGCAACGGCCCGCGCGAGCAACTGGAGGATCTTGTTGTGGACCCTCGAGTACGCATCGGGGGCCGGGACCAGTGCGTCCCACGTCGTCGGCCACGCGCCGGCCGCGCCGCCCGACAAGCTCCGCGCCGCTTCTTCCATGAAGTCCGCCCCGGCCGAGATTCCCGTACTCGTACACCGCCGTGCGGTGTAGTGGTTCGTCTCGGTGTCGGGGCCGTGGACGACGAACTGACCCGGATCGAGGCGCCGACCCTGCCAGATCCCGCCCGCGTTCGCGGGCGTCACGGTGTACAGGCTGAACAGCCCGGGGGCGCCGCGCCCGCGCGCGAGAACCGTTTGGTTCAGATCGACCGAGACGATCCGCCCCGCGCGCCCGCGCGCCAGGCTCAGGGTGCCGTCGAACCGGCCCGAAGAGAGCTGCTCGAACCGCCCGCTCCACCCTGAATAGAACGCCGCGAGCTGGTCGAAGTCTGAGAGGCTGCGGGCGAGCGCGACGGGGGGTTGCGCCGGGAAGGACCCGCGCGGGATAGACATGGCGGTTCTCTACCTGTTCAGATACGCAGATCGATCGACCGACCGTCGCGTGGCCCTTTGCCGCTTTTGGATAGTTTAGGAAAATTCATTCGCTCTCGGTTTATCTCGCGGTTAAAGGTACACCTCACGGGCGGCGCGTGACGTTCGATCTCTCACTTCTCTTCTTCATGAAATTGAGGATACACCATGTTAAACCGCTCGAATCTCGTTTCCGTGTTCTTGGTCGGCGTCGGGGTCGCGCTCGGCTGGGCGTCAGCGTCCGGCCACCTCCGGTTCTCGAATGACGCGACTACCTCGGCGGACGCACCCGGGGGGGGCTGCGCCCGCCGGCGCACCGGCGGGCACCTCGTGCTGCGACGCGGGCGCCAACGCCGCGGACCTCGCCGCGCTCGCCGCGCACAATCAGAAGGTGACAGCCAACGCTCAGAAAGACGGGAAGAAGCCGAACATCTGCATCATCTGGGGTGATGACATCGGGCAGTCGAACATCAGCGCCTACTCACACGGGGTCATGGGCTACAAGACGCCCAACATCGACCGCGTAGCGAAGGAAGGCATGATGTTCACCGACTACTACGCGGAGCAGAGTTGCACCGCGGGCCGGGCCTCGTTCATCACCGGCCAGCACGGGATGCGCACGGGGATGACGAAGGTCGGCTTGCCGGCCGCGACCCTGGGGCTCCAGAAGGAAGACCCGACCATCGCGGAGATGCTCAAGCCGCTGGGGTACGTGACCGGGCAGTTCGGGAAGAACCACCTCGGCGACCGGAACGAGTTCCTGCCGACGGCCCACGGGTTCGACGAGTTCTACGGCGCGCTTTACCATCTGAACGCATCGGAAGAACCCGAGCACCCGGATTACCCGAAAGATCCGGCGTTCTTGGCCAAGTACGGGCCGCGCGGCGTCCTGGATTGCAAGGCCACAGATAAGGAAGACCCGACCGTCGACCCGCGGTTCGGCAAGGTCGGCAAGCAGACCATCAAGGACACCGGCCCGCTGACCAAGAAGCGGATGGAAACGATCGACGACGACGTGGCGAATCGGGCGGTGGACTTCATCCAGCGCCAGGCGAAAGCCGACAAGCCGTTCTTCGTGTGGGTGAACTTCACGCACATGCACGCCCGGACCTACGCCAAGCCCGAGAGCAAGGGGCAGGCGGGCCGGTGGCAGAGCGAATACCACGACGCGATGATCGACCACGACAAGAACGTCGGCACCGTGCTCAAGGCACTCGACGACGCCGGCATCGCGGACAACACCTTCGTCATGTACTCGACCGACAACGGCCCGCACATGAACACGTGGCCGGACGCCGGGATGACCCCGTTCCGCAACGAGAAGAACACGAACTGGGAAGGTGCGTATCGCGTCCCCGCTATGGTGAAATGGCCGGGCAAGATCAAGCCGGGCACCGTTTCGAACCAGATCGTCGGCCACCTCGACTGGCTGCCGACCCTTCTGGCCGTCGCCGGCGATACCGAAGTCACCGACAAGCTGCTGAAGGGTTACAAGGTCGGCGACATGAGCTACAAGATTCACCTCGACGGCTTCAACCTTGTGCCGTACCTGACGGGCCAAGTGAATAAGTCGCCGCGCGACTCTTTCATTTACTGCAACGACGAACAGCAAGTCGTCGCCCTGCGGTACGACAACTGGAAACTCGTGTTCATGGAACAGCGCGTACAGGGCACCCTGAAGGTGTGGGCCGAGCCGTTCGTGTCGCTCCGCCTGCCGCTGATGTTCAACCTGCGTCTCGATCCCTACGAGCGCGCCCAGATCACGTCGAACACCTATTACGACTGGATGTTCAGCCACGCTTTCCTGATGGTCCCGGCACAGGATTACGTCGGCAAGTTCCTGACGACGTTCAAGGACTACCCGCCGCGGCAGAAGGCCGCCAGTTTCAACCTCGACGAGGTCATGCGGAAGCTGCAAGAGAGCGGTGGCAAGTAACCGTAGGGCGATCGCAAAAGCGGTCGGGAACACCACCCGGCCGCTTACTACTTCGATGAGTTCACATCATGTCTGTCCGCAACCGCCGGCGCCGACTCGAGGCGGCTCCGGCTCTCGCTGCAACCACACCGCCCGCTGCGCCGGTGGCCGCGCGTCTTCCTTTATGTCGCGCTGGCGGTGACCGCGTTCGGGGGCGCGCATGCGGCTATTGAGCTAGTGTGTCTGATCGATGAGTCGAATTGTGCTGATGAATGCCGGCGAGTTCGAGATGGGGGCCGTGGGTGACACGCCGAACAAGACGAGTAGCCGGCCCGCTCCCCAATCGCGTGACCCGCGGCGGATCGTCCCCATGTCACGTCACGTACTGCGAGAGCTATTACCCCGGCTGCGCCGCAGAGCCGCCACCGGCATGTCACACCTCAGTTTCCGGTGCGTGATTTCTAAATCCGACTGGGAGAACCGCAAATAACACTACACATCGTTCGTGCTGCGTGCGCCCGCTCCGAGAGCGGACCGGGGCGCAACGGGTACCGAATGAGGCCGCGATCCACGCGGCTGGGCTTATCCGTCAGAACGAGTAAGTTGAGACCAGTTCAGGCGTCAATCTGAACGCCGAACTGATCGACCCGGTTCGAGCCCCAGCGCGATCACCGTCCTATCTCGTGCCCGATTGACGGTCGGAATCCGATCCGTGAGGGCAGGCGCCGTGTCGGAACGCCCGGCCCGGCAAGCACCGTTCCACTCATCGCAGAGGCCACGTGATGTTGAAAAAGGCAGTCGCGGAACTGATCGGGACGTTTTGGCTGACGTTCGGCGGGTGCGGCAGTGCGGTACTTGCCGCCGCCGTATTCATCCAAGAGGGGACGAGCCCGATCAACATCGGGATCGGGCTCGTCGGGGTGTCGCTCGCGTTCGGGCTGACGGTACTGACGATGGCCTTCGCCATCGGCCACATCTCGGGGTGCCACCTGAACCCGGCGGTGACCGTGGGGTTGGTCGTTGGTAAGCGGTTCCCCGCCACCGGTGCGATCCCGTACATTCTGGCGCAGGTCGCCGGGTCCGTGCTCGGCGCGTTCCTGTTGTTCGCGATCGTGAGCGGGAAGAGCGGGTTCACGGGGCTCGAAGACAGGGCCGGGGTGTTCGCGACCAACGGGTTCGGGGACTTCTCACCCGGAAAATACTCGCTCGTCGCCTGCCTCACGGCCGAAGTCGTACTTACGGCGGTCTTCCTGTTCGTCATTCTGGGCGCGACGGACCGTCGCGCCCCGGCCGGTCTCGCGCCGATCGCGATCGGACTCGGACTCACGCTCATCCACCTGATCGGAATCCCGGTCACGAACCTGTCGGTGAACCCGGCGCGCAGCACCGGTCCGGCCCTGGTCACCGCGTTAAACGGCGCCGTCACTCCGATCACTCAGTTGTGGTTGTTTTGGGCCGCACCGATCTTGGGCGCGGCCGCCGGAGCGTTCTTGTACCAGTTCGTTGCGGACGAGCCCTCTGTGCCGGTGAAGTAACGGGCGCGAGGGACGTCGGGAATCGGCTAAAAGGGCGCGAGTTGACCCGGATTCGGGTACGGAATTTCAGAACAGGATCTGGAGCCGCAGCCCGGTCGTGATCGTGGTGTTCACGTTGATCGTGCTCGGGGTGGCAACCTGGAAATCGTAAGTCATCCGGCACCAGGGCGTGATCGCGTAGTTGTAGAACAGTTCCACCCCGTGCTCGTCCCGCTGCGGTGCGAACGGCCGGGCGAGCGCCTTGAAGTTGTCGCTCAGGCCCAGGTAGTAGTACCCGACTCCGAACGTGTCCAACTTGCGCCCGGGGATCATGCTGCGCCCGCCGACCCCGCCGTTGGCCACGAACCGAACCGGGTTCGGGTTCCCGTCCGAGATGCCGAACTGCCCGAACAGCCCCCAGTTCCGCTTCTCGTCGCACTCGTCCACCCAGAGCGATTGATAGAAGTTGGCGTACACGGACCACGAACCCGTCTCGAGCGGGGTGACCGGGTCGCGCGCCACCAGGGACCGCAGGAACGGAACGTTCAGGTACGCGGCCGGGTCGAACGACCGGTACTTCGCGGTGCTGTACGTCCCGCCGAAGTTGTACGCACCGGGCCGGTCCAGGAACTTCGTGCGGAGCACCAGGTCGGGCACCAGGACCACGCCGCGGTCGTACAAGTTCTGCAACCCGCTGGTCGCCCGCTCCTCCGGGTCGAACACGGTGAGCGTGAACACGGGTTCGAGATCCTTGAGCACCGCGAACCCGACCCCGGCGGCCGCATACGGGATCGTCCGGGCAACGATCGGGTTGAACACGAGGGACGTGTTCTGGAACCCTTCGAGGCCCGGCTTGTTGGTCCCCAGACCGGGGCTGTAGCGCAGCGGGTACTCGTCGAGCGTATTGATCTTCCCCGCGTAAACCGCGAAGTTCTCGCTGAGGGCCTGCGTGAGCTTGAGTCCGGTGATCGACGTGATGCTGGTCGTCGGGTCGGGGAAGTTCATCGCGATGTTGCTGGGCGCGAGCAACCCGTCGATCCCGTTGACGTCCTGTCCGTACCGGGTCTCCGTGTGCATGTTCAGGAACAGCCCCTTCCACAGCCCGAGCTTCTGCCCGTCCACGTTGAACAGGTAGTCGAGCTTCCCGCCGTACTCCCACGAGCGCTCATTTCCCCCGGCCGCGACCCCCTGATAGAACTGGGTCGCGAACAGATCGAAGGTCAACCCGCGGTTGGCCAGGGCCGAGCGCGTGCCCCACCAGTCCCCGGTCAGCCGGAGCCGAGAGGAGAGGTCGCCGGCATACGGGTTCGCCGGGGCCGCGGCCTCCGTAACTACCGGTTCGGAGGGGAGGGGCACCACTTCCCCCTGTGGTGGCCCCGCACTCGCGGCCGGAGCCGGAACGGGAGGAGCTGCCGGGGGGGGGCTGTCCGATCGCGAGCGCGCCGGAGAACAACAGCACCACGACCGCAATCACGACCTGTCGGAAGTCGGCGCGCATAACGAACCTCCGTGCCCCACTGCCGGGCGCGCAACGAGTGAGAAGATGAGCTAACGAGGTTATCGGACCGCGGCGGAAACTGCGTAACGTGCGATCACAGCTTGCATCAGAACG
The Gemmata palustris DNA segment above includes these coding regions:
- a CDS encoding bestrophin-like domain; this encodes MDAIANVPMWALVTGLLALMTAANECGFRLGRRYHRGEPEPARAVSTALKGSVFGLVALLLGFSFSMTASRHEARRKVVLDEANAVGTCYLRGGLLADPERARIRDALRGYVAVRLEHFEKGLDPEEYRRTSREMDRLLAEVWAAVEAATRKNPEAVRTSQIVPAANEVLDLSSTRAWATRNHLPAPVLVLLVASVAVASLLMGHSSGQAGKRHTGLWAALNVLLVLVLFVVLDFDRPRRGLIRVDHTPLVELKASFDGPPN
- a CDS encoding HAD family hydrolase, producing MRSRLPYRAALVAVAFALGFYGSVPAPLTARAQKVEKIDPLPSWNEGAAKTAILDFVARTTKEGSPDFVPAPERIAVFDNDGTLWPENPLPFELAFTFDAAKARVAKKPELKDTPAYKALAEGDISALAADHHKLLMQLALDTHAGMTTDEFHKSVADWIATAKHPRYKRLYADCTFLPMQEALKLLRANGYKTFIVSGGTVEFMRVWAEKVYGIPPEQVVGTTFKTKYALVDEKPALTILPEIALIDDKAGKPVGIQQFIGRRPVMCFGNSDGDHEMLQWTTVGRKPSFGLIVHHTDGDREYAYDAKPKSSGKLVEALEAAPKRGWTVVDMKKDWKQVFTSEK
- a CDS encoding arylsulfatase, translated to MTRLPRRTHPGGAAPAGAPAGTSCCDAGANAADLAALAAHNQKVTANAQKDGKKPNICIIWGDDIGQSNISAYSHGVMGYKTPNIDRVAKEGMMFTDYYAEQSCTAGRASFITGQHGMRTGMTKVGLPAATLGLQKEDPTIAEMLKPLGYVTGQFGKNHLGDRNEFLPTAHGFDEFYGALYHLNASEEPEHPDYPKDPAFLAKYGPRGVLDCKATDKEDPTVDPRFGKVGKQTIKDTGPLTKKRMETIDDDVANRAVDFIQRQAKADKPFFVWVNFTHMHARTYAKPESKGQAGRWQSEYHDAMIDHDKNVGTVLKALDDAGIADNTFVMYSTDNGPHMNTWPDAGMTPFRNEKNTNWEGAYRVPAMVKWPGKIKPGTVSNQIVGHLDWLPTLLAVAGDTEVTDKLLKGYKVGDMSYKIHLDGFNLVPYLTGQVNKSPRDSFIYCNDEQQVVALRYDNWKLVFMEQRVQGTLKVWAEPFVSLRLPLMFNLRLDPYERAQITSNTYYDWMFSHAFLMVPAQDYVGKFLTTFKDYPPRQKAASFNLDEVMRKLQESGGK
- the aqpZ gene encoding aquaporin Z — its product is MMLKKAVAELIGTFWLTFGGCGSAVLAAAVFIQEGTSPINIGIGLVGVSLAFGLTVLTMAFAIGHISGCHLNPAVTVGLVVGKRFPATGAIPYILAQVAGSVLGAFLLFAIVSGKSGFTGLEDRAGVFATNGFGDFSPGKYSLVACLTAEVVLTAVFLFVILGATDRRAPAGLAPIAIGLGLTLIHLIGIPVTNLSVNPARSTGPALVTALNGAVTPITQLWLFWAAPILGAAAGAFLYQFVADEPSVPVK
- a CDS encoding helix-turn-helix domain-containing protein codes for the protein MSIPRGSFPAQPPVALARSLSDFDQLAAFYSGWSGRFEQLSSGRFDGTLSLARGRAGRIVSVDLNQTVLARGRGAPGLFSLYTVTPANAGGIWQGRRLDPGQFVVHGPDTETNHYTARRCTSTGISAGADFMEEAARSLSGGAAGAWPTTWDALVPAPDAYSRVHNKILQLLARAVADPALLATGEGHQLEQECVRAVVAGVAPVGVARRSALSLAALVRRAEELMRAHLREPLGAIDLCKELRVSDRTLRLAFHERLGLGPMAYYKAVRLNTVRSGLKADPAAAISDVARGYGFHHLGNFAADYRRLFGERPSQTDRARSTERVFTFDPPDGLA
- a CDS encoding carbohydrate porin, whose product is MPLPSEPVVTEAAAPANPYAGDLSSRLRLTGDWWGTRSALANRGLTFDLFATQFYQGVAAGGNERSWEYGGKLDYLFNVDGQKLGLWKGLFLNMHTETRYGQDVNGIDGLLAPSNIAMNFPDPTTSITSITGLKLTQALSENFAVYAGKINTLDEYPLRYSPGLGTNKPGLEGFQNTSLVFNPIVARTIPYAAAGVGFAVLKDLEPVFTLTVFDPEERATSGLQNLYDRGVVLVPDLVLRTKFLDRPGAYNFGGTYSTAKYRSFDPAAYLNVPFLRSLVARDPVTPLETGSWSVYANFYQSLWVDECDEKRNWGLFGQFGISDGNPNPVRFVANGGVGGRSMIPGRKLDTFGVGYYYLGLSDNFKALARPFAPQRDEHGVELFYNYAITPWCRMTYDFQVATPSTINVNTTITTGLRLQILF